From Topomyia yanbarensis strain Yona2022 chromosome 1, ASM3024719v1, whole genome shotgun sequence, one genomic window encodes:
- the LOC131693238 gene encoding kelch-like protein 10 codes for MQNCEVEDDLQSSSAVPKRCISYVAMKALHEMQLSNTLCDATISQDEFTFRVHRAILSSCSDYFRTLFTTSVPSEKNHISVAGIRGTIMERIIRYAYLRECDICEEDMFEMYAAADYLGMASLQERCVQYIKSVLRTENCVVIMLYGRQRGCPPLYEFARSHVMKNFVEVSKRCEDLMKLTVDDLYSILSDELLNVKDEEPVWECCVRWIQFDETNRAQFVTRLMRAVRLGLLRTQYFLEMVKENRFVVACEDTKPLIIETLTFLYDLDMVNTKRSQIKTPSLALPRLPYDIIFTFGGWSEGLPQSIIETYDTRADRWVKIETENRTEARAYYGTAVIGHMVYCIGGYDGVEHFNTCRRFDSVEKVWTDIAPMHCRRCYVSVVELDGELYAMGGYDGHNRQNTAEVYNPRTNQWTMIAPMHHLRSDADACVMEGKIYITGGFNGQECMNSAERYDPTENTWTLLPNMLCRRSGVSCIGHKGTVNAIGGFNGLLRLNSCERYDPITHRWQAFREMYHQRSNFGVEVIDDMIFAIGGYDGVSAISHTECYVLETNEWLEASDLNLTRSAFKAVVLSGLPNVRDYIHKDRGNLMAERRQKFLSAEQEGDYILSESSSAINESTAFGLSNSSSNSNPSSKSIKRVTDARCVQSFKPTMTPPPPFKKPQKPDRGQIVILYWVVVVVVAIHALIVGLG; via the exons ATGCAAAATTGCGAGGTGGAAGACGACCTGCAGTCATCGAGTGCTGTACCCAAGCGTTGTATCAGCTACGTAGCGATGAAGGCCCTGCACGAAATGCAACTGAGCAATACGCTGTGCGATGCCACCATCTCCCAGGATGAGTTCACCTTCCGGGTACATCGAGCGATTCTGAGCTCGTGCAGTGACTACTTCCGGACGCTGTTCACCACTTCGGTGCCCAGTGAGAAGAATCACATATCGGTTGCGGGTATTCGAGGGACCATCATGGAACGGATCATACGCTACGCTTATCTGAGGGAGTGTGATATCTGCGAAGAGGACATGTTCGAAATGTACGCCGCGGCGGACTATCTCGGGATGGCCAGTTTGCAGGAGCGGTGTGTCCAGTACATTAAAAGTGTTTTGCGGACGGAAAACTGTGTGGTGATCATGCTGTATGGTAGGCAACGGGGGTGTCCCCCGCTGTACGAGTTTGCTAGATCGCATGTGATGAAGAATTTCGTGGAAGTGTCGAAACGGTGTGAAGATTTGATGAAGTTGACTGTGGATGATCTGTACAGCATACTGAGCGATGAGCTGCTGAACGTGAAGGACGAGGAACCGGTTTGGGAGTGTTGCGTACGATGGATACAGTTTGATGAAACAAACAGGGCACAGTTCGTAACTCGGTTGATGCGGGCCGTCCGGTTGGGTTTGCTGCGAACGCAGTATTTTCTGGAAATGGTCAAAGAAAACCGATTCGTGGTCGCTTGTGAAGATACGAAACCGCTCATCATCGAAACGCTGACATTCCTTTACGACTTGGACATGGTAAATACCAAACGGAGTCAA ATCAAAACGCCATCGCTGGCACTGCCTCGACTGCCATATGACATTATTTTCACCTTCGGTGGCTGGAGCGAAGGTTTACCACAGTCGATCATCGAAACCTACGACACCCGAGCGGATCGGTGGGTCAAAATAGAAACCGAAAATCGTACAGAAGCTCGAGCTTACTACGGTACAGCCGTTATCGGTCACATGGTTTACTGCATCGGAGGCTACGACGGGGTCGAACATTTCAACACCTGTCGGAGGTTTGACAGCGTGGAAAAAGTCTGGACGGATATCGCGCCGATGCATTGTCGACGATGTTATGTAAGTGTGGTGGAACTGGATGGTGAGCTCTATGCCATGGGTGGATACGACGGGCATAATCGGCAGAATACGGCCGAGGTGTATAATCCGCGAACGAATCAGTGGACCATGATCGCTCCGATGCATCATCTGCGTTCGGATGCCGATGCGTGCGTCATGGAGGGAAAAATCTACATCACCGGCGGATTTAATGGGCAGGAGTGTATGAACTCAGCGGAGCGGTACGATCCCACCGAAAACACTTGGACCTTACTACCGAACATGCTGTGCCGACGCTCGGGCGTTTCGTGTATCGGCCATAAGGGAACCGTCAACGCGATCGGAGGTTTCAACGGTTTGCTTCGGTTGAACAGCTGCGAGCGGTACGATCCGATCACGCATCGATGGCAGGCCTTTAGGGAGATGTATCATCAGCGTAGCAACTTTGGGGTTGAGGTCATCGACGATATGATTTTTGCCATCGGGGGCTATGATGGG GTCAGCGCAATTTCCCACACCGAGTGCTACGTGTTGGAAACCAACGAATGGCTGGAAGCATCCGATCTCAACCTGACGCGTTCGGCATTCAAAGCCGTCGTCCTCTCGGGACTTCCGAACGTGCGCGATTACATCCACAAAGATAGGGGCAATCTGATGGCcgaaagaagacaaaaatttCTCAGTGCGGAACAAGAAGGGGACTACATCCTGTCCGAATCGAGCAGTGCCATCAACGAG TCAACCGCCTTCGGCCTCagtaacagcagcagcaacagcaacccCAGCAGTAAGTCAATCAAACGGGTGACGGACGCACGGTGTGTTCAAAGTTTTAAGCCTACGatgacgccgccgccgccgttcAAAAAACCTCAGAAGCCCGATCGGGGACAGATCGTTATCCTGTACtgggttgttgttgttgttgtcgcGATACATGCGTTGATTGTCGGGCTCGGTTAA